A region of the Candidatus Aegiribacteria sp. genome:
ATATTATTACGATTCCTCACCTCAAGAGGAACATCTCTCCACTTTGCGATTTTCTGGCTCTGATTGAGATCAAAAGAGTTATAAGCAAAGGCAATTACGATATTGTCCATACTCACGGATCAAAAGCCCGATTTCTCGGCAGGATAGCGGCCTCCTGTTTCGGCGGTATAAAAGTAATACAGACCGCCCACGGCTGGCCATTTTACAAGTCAATGAATTCCTTGAAGAAATTTGTTTACGTCTCGCTCGAGAAAATCGGTTTTAATCTCGCGGATTTAAACATCTGCGTCAGTCCCCGAGACCGGGACAAGGCTCTGCATCACGGAATAGGGTATCTCGATGATTACAGGATAATTCGGAGTGGCGTTGAGTTCGATAAATTCCGTGCGGCAAGGGGCAATAAGGCTGAAGCCAGAAGGAAGCTGGGTATCGGTGATGAAATGGATGTCGTGGGTTCTGTTATGCGATTCTGTCCTGAAAAGGCTCCGGACATCTTTGTCAGGGTCGCTGCGGGAGTAATTGAAAAGAAACCGAAAACAGTGTTCTTCCTCGTGGGAGACGGTCCGCTCAGAATCCGGACTGAAAAACTGATTGACTCATTTAATCTGAAGGATAACATCGTTCTGCTTGGAAGCAGGAAGGATGTTGTGGAGATTCTACCGGCATTCGACGCATTTCTGATTACTTCACGCACCGAGGGTCTTCCCAGAGCTCTTCTTGAATCCCTTGCGGCCGGAGTTCCGGTTGTTTCAACTGATGTGGGCGGAATACACGAATTGATAAAGTGCGGACGTAATGGTTTTCTATCCGCTGAAGGCGATATCGAATCCCTGGTGGCTGATGTAATCAGGATTCTAGATTCCCCGGAGAAAACGAAGGAGTTAATCGCTCATGTAGATGAGGATATTGAACCGTTTTCGGCATCGAAGATGGTTGATGATCTTTTCGAGCTGTATACAAAAATAGCATCGCCCGCCATGAATGTGGTTTTTCTGTGTGATAACGAACCTTTCAACATCCCAAGAACTATTGCATGTATTATCAGAAAAAGCCCTTTCAACAGATATACGGTTATTTCTATTCAGGGACACGGCTCTCTTAAAAAACTTTCTGTAAATTTCAATCGCTACATGTCCCTTTATGGGTTTTTCTGTTTCTTCTCTAAACTTTCCTGTTTCCTGATGCTGAAGATATCGGGAAAGCTGAGGCTTCCCACGAAATTTTCCCACTCTCTGAAACAGACTGCCACAAGGGAACATGCCGGTTATTCAACTCTAGACAGGTTGAATTCAAAGCACTCCAGGGAATATCTTGAATCCCTTGATCCCGATCTCTTCATCTCCATGGCATGTCCGCAGATATTGAAGAGGAAAACCCTTGAAATACCGCGGCTGGGAGCCTGGAACGTGCATTCAGCTCTTCTTCCTGCGAATAGAGGAATGCTTCCAACATTCTGGTCACTATACCACGGGGATACACCGGGGGTCACACTTCACAAAATGGTTCCCAAACTTGATGCGGGTGGAATACTGATACAGAAGAAAATCGATTGTTCAATAAACGATACCTCTCTTCACCAACTCCTGAGCACAACAAAGGAACTTGCCGCCGAAATAGTAACCGAAGGGCTTAATGTTCTTGAAAAAGGCGAT
Encoded here:
- a CDS encoding glycosyltransferase, whose protein sequence is MTDGQIRILHIITKLAVGGAQLNTLISTRDISRKGYHSDIITGPERPLEGDLFSLGEKWNLNIITIPHLKRNISPLCDFLALIEIKRVISKGNYDIVHTHGSKARFLGRIAASCFGGIKVIQTAHGWPFYKSMNSLKKFVYVSLEKIGFNLADLNICVSPRDRDKALHHGIGYLDDYRIIRSGVEFDKFRAARGNKAEARRKLGIGDEMDVVGSVMRFCPEKAPDIFVRVAAGVIEKKPKTVFFLVGDGPLRIRTEKLIDSFNLKDNIVLLGSRKDVVEILPAFDAFLITSRTEGLPRALLESLAAGVPVVSTDVGGIHELIKCGRNGFLSAEGDIESLVADVIRILDSPEKTKELIAHVDEDIEPFSASKMVDDLFELYTKIASPAMNVVFLCDNEPFNIPRTIACIIRKSPFNRYTVISIQGHGSLKKLSVNFNRYMSLYGFFCFFSKLSCFLMLKISGKLRLPTKFSHSLKQTATREHAGYSTLDRLNSKHSREYLESLDPDLFISMACPQILKRKTLEIPRLGAWNVHSALLPANRGMLPTFWSLYHGDTPGVTLHKMVPKLDAGGILIQKKIDCSINDTSLHQLLSTTKELAAEIVTEGLNVLEKGDYTLLPNLPEKATVNTFPSRKDVLRFRDMGGKITGIMKKRPDIAISFDVEEWFQTYAARKWYPRQDWDRIDDRLSIIIDNILQILDEHKAKATFFFLGWIVERHPELVYKVLEKGHEIGYHGYNHEELNSLTREEFSGNLDRFLKLLASLAIPQPVGFRAPSFSLRKDTSWAVDEIRSRGFSYDSSVYPMFKLRYGTPEAPLRPFKLNGEKSSIIELPLASIPLAGEKIPIAGGAYLRFYPELLHRVMLKKLSNLNITPVLYFHPWEIDSMNISRRMSFVQRFRQHHNSGKNTISKLRWILRHYRGITLRELSEQFKESEIADFNW